A part of Candidatus Zymogenaceae bacterium genomic DNA contains:
- a CDS encoding glycosyltransferase yields the protein MKIVMTTSSFPRGPEDWAGVFVLSLARELVRRGHRVTVAAPHAPGLARGEIVDGVGVVRFRYMRPERLEALAYGRGMVTNVRRRPWLFFLVPFFLAAQGLVLGRLASNADVVAAHWLFPQGMVARLCGASPVVILHGSDVHLVGGRVTAFLARWTLSGASGVIANSAATARRAQAIAPKARIRVIPMGVEVERFAPSGGGSGEKQEAIAPRIIGVGRLIPLKGYRYLIEALVKIKGKFPGAVLTLVGEGPEREALERLAKTLGVGAAVTFTGEVPHADVPGILREHDLFVLPAIVTETGETEGLGTVILEAMAAGLPVAASGVGGIPDIVEHERTGLIFPQKDPDAIAHAVILLSGDGDLRDRIVGAAERKVKERFSWPVIAEQYEEQFLRIRTRETDT from the coding sequence GTGAAAATCGTAATGACCACCAGCTCCTTTCCCCGCGGGCCGGAGGACTGGGCCGGGGTGTTTGTATTATCCCTGGCCCGAGAGCTGGTGCGGAGGGGACATCGGGTGACGGTGGCGGCGCCTCACGCGCCCGGCCTTGCTCGGGGTGAAATCGTCGACGGCGTGGGTGTGGTCAGGTTTCGATACATGCGTCCGGAAAGGCTCGAAGCGCTGGCGTACGGCCGGGGCATGGTTACCAATGTGCGCCGCCGTCCGTGGCTCTTCTTTCTGGTGCCCTTCTTTTTAGCGGCCCAGGGGTTGGTCCTCGGGCGCCTCGCTTCCAATGCCGATGTGGTGGCGGCCCACTGGCTCTTCCCCCAGGGGATGGTGGCCCGGTTGTGCGGCGCCTCCCCCGTGGTAATACTCCACGGCAGTGACGTGCACCTTGTCGGGGGGAGGGTGACGGCCTTTCTCGCCCGGTGGACTCTTTCGGGCGCGTCGGGCGTGATCGCCAACAGCGCCGCGACGGCCCGCCGGGCACAAGCCATTGCTCCCAAGGCACGGATCAGGGTGATACCCATGGGGGTGGAGGTGGAGCGTTTTGCACCATCCGGCGGCGGTTCGGGGGAAAAACAGGAGGCCATCGCACCAAGGATCATCGGCGTGGGGCGGCTCATCCCCCTCAAGGGGTATCGATATCTGATTGAGGCGTTGGTGAAAATCAAGGGGAAGTTCCCCGGGGCCGTTCTCACACTGGTGGGCGAAGGGCCGGAGAGGGAGGCGCTGGAGCGATTGGCGAAAACGCTGGGTGTGGGAGCGGCAGTGACCTTCACGGGAGAGGTGCCTCATGCTGATGTGCCCGGGATACTGCGGGAGCACGATCTGTTCGTCCTTCCGGCGATCGTCACCGAAACCGGTGAGACGGAGGGGCTGGGAACGGTAATACTGGAGGCGATGGCCGCGGGTCTTCCCGTGGCGGCGTCCGGTGTGGGGGGGATACCGGATATCGTCGAGCACGAAAGGACCGGACTTATCTTTCCCCAGAAGGACCCGGACGCCATCGCTCATGCGGTCATACTGCTTTCCGGTGACGGTGATCTTCGGGATCGTATTGTCGGGGCGGCGGAAAGGAAGGTTAAGGAGCGATTTTCCTGGCCGGTCATCGCCGAACAATATGAAGAACAATTTCTGCGCATACGCACACGGGAAACAGACACATGA